Proteins encoded together in one Sinorhizobium sp. B11 window:
- a CDS encoding SfnB family sulfur acquisition oxidoreductase, which translates to MTTVLRQQDQIRPVAARIASDEEALATARGLATQFAATAVGRDAERRLPFAELDALAQSGLLAIAVPAQYGGLDVSNAVLAEVTAILAEADGSIGQIPQNHFYILEALRVDGSEEQKRYFFGRALAGDRFGNALSERGTKTVGHYNTRIVRDGPGYRINGEKYYSTGVLFADWVTVFALDEEDRLVMAFVPKGTEGVEIIDDWDGFGQRTTGSGTTILNNVYVHADSVVRHHKGFERPTTIGSVGQIVHAGIDLGIARAAFAETLEFVRTKSRPWMDSGVERAAEDPLTISKVGQIAIRLEAAAALLERAGQKVDAAQIETTEATVVEATLAVAAAKVLTTEIAIEATNTLFELAGTSAVKAELNLDRHWRNARTHTLHDPVRWKYHVVGNYHLNGVIPPKNGAL; encoded by the coding sequence ATGACGACCGTGCTCAGGCAACAAGACCAGATCCGGCCCGTGGCCGCCCGCATTGCCAGCGACGAGGAGGCACTTGCGACGGCCCGCGGGCTTGCCACCCAATTCGCCGCCACCGCCGTCGGGCGCGATGCTGAACGCCGGTTACCTTTCGCCGAACTCGACGCGCTTGCACAATCCGGCCTGCTGGCGATTGCGGTTCCCGCGCAATATGGCGGACTTGATGTCTCGAATGCCGTTCTGGCCGAAGTGACCGCGATCCTGGCGGAAGCAGATGGCTCGATCGGCCAGATCCCGCAGAACCATTTCTACATTCTGGAAGCCTTGCGGGTGGATGGCAGCGAGGAGCAGAAGCGGTATTTCTTCGGCAGGGCGCTTGCCGGTGACCGTTTCGGCAATGCGCTTTCGGAGCGCGGCACGAAGACCGTCGGCCACTATAATACCCGCATTGTCAGAGACGGACCCGGCTATCGCATCAACGGCGAGAAATACTACTCGACGGGCGTGTTGTTCGCTGACTGGGTCACCGTGTTCGCGCTCGATGAGGAGGACCGGCTTGTCATGGCCTTCGTGCCGAAGGGAACCGAGGGCGTCGAGATCATCGACGACTGGGACGGTTTCGGCCAGCGCACAACGGGCAGCGGCACGACGATCCTCAACAATGTCTATGTCCACGCCGATTCCGTCGTTCGTCACCACAAGGGCTTCGAGCGGCCGACGACCATCGGCTCGGTCGGCCAGATCGTCCATGCGGGCATCGATCTCGGCATCGCGCGGGCCGCTTTCGCTGAGACGCTCGAATTCGTGCGCACCAAATCCCGCCCCTGGATGGACAGCGGCGTGGAACGTGCCGCAGAGGATCCGCTGACGATCTCGAAGGTCGGACAGATCGCCATCCGGCTGGAAGCTGCTGCAGCACTCCTCGAACGTGCCGGTCAGAAAGTCGATGCGGCCCAGATCGAGACGACGGAAGCAACCGTCGTTGAAGCCACGCTTGCCGTCGCCGCTGCCAAGGTGCTGACGACCGAGATCGCCATCGAAGCGACCAATACGCTCTTCGAGCTTGCAGGCACCTCCGCCGTCAAGGCCGAACTCAATCTCGACCGGCACTGGCGCAATGCACGCACCCACACGCTGCACGATCCCGTGCGCTGGAAGTACCACGTCGTCGGCAATTATCACCTGAACGGCGTGATCCCACCGAAGAACGGCGCACTCTAA
- a CDS encoding acyl-CoA dehydrogenase family protein encodes MSQSNVVFATNRSATRADLFARAEDISADLSRRAAELDREGRPPLAEIVKLKNAGLLNALHDQKIGGGGLDWVDGLRLVRILARGESSIGQLLGYHFVNSQYVYWALDETRAHALGTETVAKNLYWGAAVNPRDPGLVLTRRGNGYVLNGRKSFSTAAHVSDYINANAALGDKIVGFAVPTNRPGYQANDDWDNFGQRLSDSGSVEFHDFPVYEEDFVGVPVAPDAAPQVLSTFNTPLIQLVFVNFYLGSAEGALQTAIDYVRTTTRPWVTSGVERAADDPYILERVGEFTAALKASAALADAAAATVQAGLAKGHAVTARERGEAAAEAYAAKVHATHVSLDITSRLFELTGARSTAEKYRFDRFWRNVRTHTLHDPVFYKAKEVGEFVLNDKIPEVSLYS; translated from the coding sequence ATGAGCCAGTCCAATGTCGTCTTCGCGACCAACCGTAGCGCGACGCGAGCGGACCTCTTTGCCCGCGCTGAGGACATCTCGGCCGATCTTTCCAGGCGCGCCGCCGAACTCGACCGTGAAGGTCGCCCACCGCTTGCCGAGATCGTCAAGCTGAAGAATGCCGGTCTGCTGAATGCCCTACATGATCAAAAGATCGGTGGCGGTGGCCTTGATTGGGTGGATGGCTTGCGGCTCGTGCGCATCCTGGCGCGCGGCGAAAGCTCGATCGGCCAGCTTCTCGGCTATCACTTCGTCAATAGCCAGTATGTCTATTGGGCGCTTGACGAAACCCGCGCTCATGCACTAGGCACTGAAACCGTGGCGAAAAACCTCTATTGGGGTGCTGCCGTCAATCCGCGCGATCCAGGTCTTGTTCTAACCCGTCGCGGTAACGGTTATGTGCTGAACGGGCGTAAGTCCTTCTCCACCGCCGCTCATGTCTCCGACTACATCAATGCCAACGCCGCGCTTGGCGACAAGATCGTCGGCTTCGCGGTGCCGACCAATCGGCCCGGCTATCAGGCCAATGACGACTGGGACAATTTCGGTCAGCGGCTCTCTGACAGCGGCAGCGTCGAGTTCCACGATTTCCCTGTTTATGAGGAGGATTTCGTTGGCGTCCCGGTTGCTCCCGATGCCGCCCCGCAGGTACTTTCCACCTTCAACACGCCGCTGATCCAGCTCGTCTTCGTCAACTTCTATCTCGGCAGCGCTGAAGGCGCGCTCCAGACTGCCATCGACTATGTGCGCACGACGACGCGTCCCTGGGTCACTTCGGGCGTCGAGCGGGCTGCGGACGATCCCTATATCCTGGAGCGGGTTGGTGAGTTCACCGCCGCGCTGAAAGCCTCCGCCGCCCTGGCCGATGCGGCAGCGGCGACTGTCCAGGCAGGACTTGCAAAGGGCCATGCTGTCACCGCCCGTGAGCGCGGCGAGGCGGCGGCGGAAGCCTATGCCGCCAAGGTGCACGCCACCCATGTCTCGCTCGATATCACGTCTCGCCTCTTCGAACTAACTGGCGCGCGCTCCACGGCGGAGAAATATCGCTTCGACCGTTTCTGGCGCAATGTGCGCACCCATACGCTGCACGATCCGGTCTTCTACAAGGCCAAGGAAGTCGGCGAATTCGTGCTGAACGACAAGATCCCCGAAGTCAGCCTCTATAGCTGA
- a CDS encoding substrate-binding domain-containing protein, which yields MKSLARLALSAAAISFTLYQTSFAAGLNGAPAPFDKGGVKVALISYISAGDFFQAYQAGAEAQAKALDIDLRVFPGRQDAAEQREQILQAINLGVAGIVVDHGLPESLGDVVQQALDKGIKVVAFDVNLNNPKVPQVEQSDHELAQLGLEQVVKDNGKSFKAGYVYVAGFAPLDRRNEVWEKFKSENSGVVEKARFGNVSDTTATSTADQAKAALTANTDISVVFAPYDEFARGVKLAANDLGIASKVKIYSADVSTADIQEITEEGSPWVATVATNPAVVGAVSVRAAALQIAGQEIPHQITVKPTLLTQESLRAAGVKTIEDLAQKIPAFSTSDAATASWIPDKLF from the coding sequence ATGAAATCCCTCGCACGGCTGGCGCTCTCTGCAGCCGCAATTTCTTTCACTCTCTATCAGACCTCCTTTGCCGCCGGTCTCAACGGCGCACCGGCCCCCTTCGACAAAGGCGGCGTCAAGGTGGCGCTGATCAGCTACATCTCGGCGGGTGACTTCTTTCAGGCCTATCAGGCCGGTGCGGAAGCCCAGGCCAAGGCGCTGGATATCGATCTGCGTGTGTTTCCCGGTCGGCAGGATGCCGCCGAGCAGCGTGAGCAGATTCTGCAGGCGATCAATCTCGGCGTAGCCGGTATCGTCGTCGATCACGGCCTGCCGGAATCGCTCGGCGATGTCGTCCAGCAGGCGCTGGACAAGGGCATCAAGGTCGTTGCCTTCGACGTCAACCTCAACAATCCCAAGGTGCCGCAGGTGGAGCAGAGCGACCATGAACTCGCTCAGCTCGGGCTCGAACAGGTCGTCAAGGACAATGGCAAGAGCTTCAAGGCCGGTTATGTCTATGTCGCAGGCTTCGCGCCGCTCGACCGCCGTAACGAGGTCTGGGAGAAGTTCAAATCGGAGAATTCCGGCGTCGTCGAGAAGGCCCGTTTCGGCAATGTGAGCGATACGACGGCGACCTCGACGGCCGATCAGGCGAAAGCCGCGCTGACCGCCAACACCGATATCAGTGTCGTCTTCGCTCCCTATGACGAGTTTGCTCGTGGCGTGAAGCTCGCCGCCAATGACCTTGGCATCGCGAGCAAGGTGAAGATCTATTCGGCAGATGTCTCCACTGCCGACATTCAGGAGATCACCGAAGAGGGCAGCCCCTGGGTTGCAACCGTCGCCACCAATCCGGCTGTTGTCGGTGCCGTCTCCGTTCGTGCCGCCGCTCTTCAGATCGCCGGGCAGGAAATCCCGCATCAGATCACAGTCAAGCCGACGCTCCTGACGCAGGAAAGCCTGCGTGCCGCCGGCGTCAAGACGATCGAGGATTTGGCGCAGAAAATCCCGGCCTTCAGCACAAGCGACGCGGCAACCGCGAGCTGGATCCCGGACAAGCTTTTCTAA
- a CDS encoding sugar ABC transporter ATP-binding protein, producing the protein MPLLHVDNITRSFGSTRALSGAHFSIERGEIVALMGANGAGKSTLVKIVSGVLAADGGTISLNGRTFSPKTPSEAAKAGVVTVHQSTDLVGAAGLTVADALLLHRFAEGSTPFFLSRTSVRREALAMLDAAGFSLPLDRDFGDLTAADRQLVAIARALADKAELLILDEPTASLSAEESRRLFDILLTLRAQGLAILYISHRTADLESIADRALVMRGGRIVGSFNRPIDFSSAIETMIGRRLEAARPAARPATGSAIFEMHGIRLLPSSKPFDLTLHEGEVVAVTGVLGAGKSRLLSSIFGIRDMADGAMQLDGKPYRPKSPAEAIAAGVAMAAEDRHRSSLMPAAWPGNSLAATISLPHLAKWYPSGLLFGGRERREAEQAISRLGIKAAGPLASIWSLSGGNQQKTVIARWEAEPSRLLLLDEPFQGVDVGARHDIIQAIRARTDRATLIATSDPEEAYEVADRILTIEHHTLLRDLIDDASSSSRQELSA; encoded by the coding sequence ATGCCGCTCCTTCACGTTGACAATATCACCCGCAGTTTCGGGTCCACCCGCGCGCTTTCCGGCGCACACTTCTCTATCGAGCGGGGCGAAATCGTCGCGCTGATGGGCGCCAATGGCGCCGGCAAATCGACGCTGGTGAAAATTGTTTCGGGCGTGCTTGCGGCTGACGGCGGCACGATCAGTCTGAATGGCCGGACCTTTTCACCCAAAACGCCATCCGAGGCGGCAAAGGCCGGCGTCGTCACCGTGCACCAGTCGACAGATCTTGTCGGAGCGGCAGGACTGACAGTTGCCGACGCCCTGCTGCTGCATCGCTTTGCGGAGGGCAGCACACCCTTTTTTCTTTCTCGGACAAGCGTGCGCCGTGAAGCGCTTGCCATGCTCGACGCGGCCGGCTTCTCGCTGCCGCTCGACCGGGATTTCGGCGATCTGACCGCCGCCGACCGTCAGCTCGTTGCGATCGCCCGCGCGCTTGCCGACAAGGCCGAGTTGCTGATCCTCGACGAGCCAACCGCAAGTCTTTCGGCGGAAGAAAGCCGGCGCCTGTTCGACATCCTGCTCACCTTACGAGCGCAAGGCCTTGCCATCCTCTACATCTCCCATCGGACCGCCGATCTCGAATCGATCGCCGACCGGGCGCTCGTCATGCGTGGCGGCCGCATCGTCGGCAGCTTCAACCGGCCGATCGACTTTTCCAGCGCCATCGAAACGATGATCGGTCGCAGGCTTGAAGCAGCGCGGCCAGCCGCCCGCCCGGCGACTGGCTCAGCCATTTTCGAAATGCATGGCATCCGCCTTCTGCCGTCAAGCAAGCCCTTCGACCTGACCCTGCATGAAGGCGAGGTCGTTGCCGTCACAGGCGTGCTGGGAGCCGGCAAAAGCCGCCTGTTGTCGTCGATCTTCGGCATTCGAGACATGGCTGACGGCGCGATGCAACTCGACGGCAAGCCTTATCGGCCGAAATCGCCGGCCGAGGCGATTGCTGCAGGCGTCGCCATGGCAGCCGAGGATCGTCATCGCTCCTCGCTGATGCCGGCGGCGTGGCCCGGCAATTCGCTCGCAGCCACCATCAGCCTTCCGCATCTTGCCAAATGGTATCCGAGCGGCCTGCTTTTCGGCGGCCGCGAGCGGCGCGAGGCGGAACAGGCCATTTCCCGGCTCGGCATCAAGGCCGCCGGTCCGCTCGCTTCGATCTGGTCACTATCGGGCGGCAATCAGCAGAAGACTGTCATCGCCCGCTGGGAGGCGGAGCCAAGCCGGCTGCTGCTGCTCGACGAGCCGTTCCAGGGCGTCGATGTCGGCGCCCGCCACGACATCATCCAGGCAATCCGGGCGCGCACCGACCGCGCGACGCTGATCGCGACATCCGATCCCGAAGAGGCCTACGAGGTCGCCGACCGCATCCTGACAATCGAGCACCACACCTTGCTGCGCGACCTTATCGACGATGCCTCTTCTTCATCCCGACAGGAACTTTCCGCATGA
- a CDS encoding ABC transporter permease: MTTIDEEALPKAGSTTQNHSQGTRVPALGSFLRAGAVFILLGLMMIGFTIAQPAFVNIGNLMSILQSVSVVAILGAGVTVTLAVGGFDLSIGAVAASSVMAASYAMIVWHLDVFATVPLVLAFGATVGLVNALLIVRLRVPDLLATLAMMFLLSGLQLIPTAGRSISAGLVLPDGSKATGAYDPAFLLIGRYSLFATLPVSVVLMAIVAIALFVLTERTRIGRLLFATGGNEVATRLAGASTTRLKTLAYVISGTLASLGGIVIAARVGRGDVSSGGSLLMDSVAAALIGFAVLNLRRPNVLGTIAGAVFVGVLLNGLTMLNAPYYTQDFVKGAVLVGALALTYGLGRNSDR, from the coding sequence ATGACAACCATCGATGAAGAGGCCTTGCCAAAGGCAGGCTCGACCACACAGAACCACAGCCAGGGTACCCGCGTTCCAGCGCTCGGCAGCTTTCTGCGCGCCGGCGCGGTGTTCATCCTGCTCGGACTGATGATGATCGGCTTCACGATCGCGCAACCGGCCTTCGTCAATATCGGCAACCTGATGAGCATCCTTCAGTCCGTATCTGTCGTTGCGATCCTCGGTGCCGGCGTGACGGTAACACTTGCTGTCGGCGGTTTTGACCTCTCGATCGGTGCGGTCGCCGCCTCCAGCGTCATGGCCGCGAGCTATGCGATGATCGTCTGGCATCTCGATGTTTTCGCCACAGTGCCGTTGGTGCTTGCCTTCGGCGCCACGGTTGGGCTCGTCAACGCCTTGCTCATCGTGCGGCTTCGCGTCCCCGACCTGCTGGCCACCCTTGCCATGATGTTCCTGCTCTCGGGCCTGCAGCTTATTCCGACGGCCGGGCGGTCGATTTCGGCAGGCCTTGTCCTGCCAGACGGTTCCAAGGCGACCGGCGCCTACGATCCGGCTTTCCTGCTGATCGGCCGCTACAGCCTCTTTGCCACCCTGCCCGTCTCCGTGGTGCTGATGGCCATCGTTGCCATCGCCCTGTTCGTGTTGACCGAGCGCACTCGCATTGGCCGGCTGCTCTTTGCCACCGGCGGCAACGAGGTGGCGACGCGGCTTGCCGGTGCGTCCACCACGCGGCTGAAGACGCTCGCCTACGTCATCTCGGGGACCCTGGCATCCCTTGGCGGTATCGTGATCGCGGCCCGTGTGGGGCGCGGCGATGTCTCCTCTGGCGGATCGCTGCTGATGGACTCGGTCGCGGCCGCCCTCATCGGCTTCGCCGTTCTCAACCTGCGCCGACCCAACGTGCTTGGCACCATTGCCGGCGCCGTCTTCGTCGGCGTGCTGCTGAATGGCCTGACGATGCTGAACGCTCCCTACTACACGCAGGATTTCGTCAAGGGCGCCGTGCTCGTCGGAGCCCTTGCCCTGACCTATGGGCTCGGTCGCAACAGCGATCGCTGA
- a CDS encoding sugar ABC transporter substrate-binding protein: MNEGLGGGFGRREILKLAAVASATFAGASMLTAPAVRADDEGLSLKGKRIAISATGTDHYFDLQVYNAQIEEVKRLGGEPIAVDAGRNDGKLIAQLQTLVAQKPDALVQILGTLSVIDPWLKKARDAGIPVLTVDVGSTNSINNTTSDNWGIGKDLALQLVSDIGGEGNIVVFNGFYGVTPCAIRYDQLVNVVKYFPKVKILQPELRDVIPNTVQDAFTQITAILNKYPDKGSIKAVWSAWDIPQLGATQAIAAAGRNEIRTYGVDGSPEVLQLVADKNSPAGADAAQQPAEIGRVAVRNVARLLAGQTLPRETYVPALLANKENVSEIIKKLGIG; this comes from the coding sequence ATGAATGAAGGACTTGGAGGCGGCTTCGGACGCCGTGAAATCTTGAAACTTGCTGCCGTCGCAAGTGCCACCTTTGCAGGCGCCAGCATGCTGACCGCGCCGGCTGTAAGGGCCGACGACGAAGGGCTTTCCCTGAAAGGCAAGCGCATCGCCATCAGCGCTACCGGCACGGACCACTATTTCGATCTGCAGGTCTATAATGCCCAGATCGAAGAGGTGAAGCGGCTCGGCGGCGAGCCGATCGCAGTCGATGCCGGCCGCAACGACGGCAAGTTGATCGCCCAGTTGCAGACACTCGTCGCCCAGAAGCCGGATGCGCTGGTACAGATCCTCGGCACGCTCAGCGTCATCGATCCCTGGCTGAAAAAGGCCCGTGACGCCGGCATTCCGGTACTGACCGTCGATGTCGGCTCGACCAATTCGATCAACAACACGACGTCGGACAATTGGGGCATCGGCAAGGACCTGGCCCTGCAGCTCGTTTCCGATATCGGCGGAGAAGGCAATATCGTCGTCTTCAACGGCTTCTACGGTGTCACGCCCTGCGCCATCCGCTACGACCAGCTCGTCAACGTCGTCAAGTATTTCCCGAAGGTGAAGATCCTGCAGCCGGAATTGCGCGACGTCATCCCGAATACGGTCCAGGATGCCTTCACGCAGATCACTGCGATCCTCAACAAATATCCGGACAAGGGCTCGATCAAGGCCGTCTGGTCGGCCTGGGATATTCCGCAGCTCGGCGCAACGCAGGCGATCGCCGCCGCCGGCCGCAACGAAATCCGCACCTATGGCGTCGATGGCAGCCCGGAGGTTCTCCAGCTCGTTGCCGACAAGAATTCACCGGCTGGCGCCGATGCTGCCCAGCAGCCGGCGGAGATCGGCCGTGTCGCAGTCCGCAACGTTGCCAGGCTGCTCGCCGGCCAGACGCTGCCGCGCGAGACCTACGTACCGGCGCTGCTGGCCAACAAGGAAAACGTCTCCGAGATCATCAAGAAGCTCGGTATCGGCTGA
- a CDS encoding sugar ABC transporter ATP-binding protein — MTVPVPTQATADDNVIIRFDHIVKRFGGAQALASASLAIRRGTVHGLVGQNGAGKSTLIKLLAGLHVADEGTIEIEGKAYDRLTPHLNEELGIHFIHQDRLLVPTFTVGEALFLGRETRRAGTPFLDRRAMQKRAGEILANYFGITLPKNALIGELSTAEKQIVQITRALLHQPKVLVFDEPTAALVRREAEILFRLIRRLRDEGVTIIYISHYLNEIEELCDHVTVLRNGRDVASLPIGGTSAKAIAGLMIERDLTEMFPKRRVDLGEAILNIRGLSAPNRFDDVSFSLRRGEVLGITGLLGSGAKDLIRTLFGLEQAASGQIEIEGRAVRPGSPAKAVDRRLALIPEDRRGHGVGLDLSVTENITLPSLARYSRFGFLNRKRERSDTEDLIKRLQIKTAGRDALVRTLSGGNQQKVAIAKWLSRQSEIYLLDEPTVGVDIGSKVEIYTLIGELAARGAGVIVLSSDLPELVGITDRILVFFRGRLIRELDSSKTTTDEVLSISTGASEGLRHVG, encoded by the coding sequence ATGACTGTACCCGTCCCGACGCAAGCGACAGCCGACGATAATGTCATCATTCGCTTCGATCATATCGTCAAGCGCTTCGGCGGCGCCCAGGCACTGGCCAGCGCATCACTCGCCATACGTCGCGGCACCGTCCACGGCCTCGTCGGCCAGAACGGAGCCGGCAAGTCGACGCTGATCAAGCTGCTTGCCGGGCTGCATGTCGCGGACGAAGGCACGATCGAAATCGAAGGCAAAGCCTATGATCGGCTGACACCGCATCTGAACGAAGAGCTGGGCATCCATTTCATCCATCAGGACAGGCTGCTGGTTCCGACATTCACGGTCGGCGAGGCACTGTTTCTCGGCCGCGAGACGCGGCGTGCGGGAACACCCTTCCTTGATCGCCGGGCAATGCAGAAACGCGCCGGCGAGATCCTTGCCAATTATTTTGGGATCACTCTGCCGAAGAACGCCCTTATCGGCGAGCTCTCGACCGCCGAAAAGCAGATCGTCCAGATCACGCGGGCATTGCTCCATCAGCCGAAAGTTCTCGTCTTCGACGAGCCGACCGCTGCATTGGTACGGCGCGAGGCTGAAATCCTCTTCCGCCTGATCCGCCGGCTGCGCGACGAAGGTGTTACCATCATCTACATCTCGCATTATCTCAACGAGATCGAAGAACTCTGCGATCACGTCACCGTACTGCGCAACGGCCGGGATGTGGCCTCGCTGCCGATTGGCGGGACCTCGGCCAAGGCGATCGCCGGTCTGATGATCGAGCGTGACCTCACCGAAATGTTCCCCAAGCGCCGGGTCGATCTCGGCGAAGCGATCCTGAATATCCGGGGGCTTTCGGCACCCAACCGCTTTGACGACGTCAGTTTCAGCCTGCGCCGCGGCGAGGTGCTCGGCATCACCGGCCTCCTCGGCTCCGGCGCCAAAGACCTGATCCGCACGCTTTTCGGTCTGGAACAGGCTGCAAGCGGTCAGATTGAAATCGAGGGACGAGCAGTACGGCCCGGCAGCCCCGCAAAAGCGGTGGACCGCAGGCTTGCGCTTATTCCCGAGGACCGGCGCGGACACGGCGTCGGCCTCGATCTCAGTGTGACCGAAAATATCACCCTCCCGAGCCTTGCCCGTTACAGCCGTTTCGGTTTCCTCAATCGCAAGCGTGAGCGCTCCGACACGGAAGACCTGATCAAGCGGCTGCAGATCAAAACGGCCGGGCGCGATGCGTTGGTCCGCACACTCTCGGGCGGCAATCAGCAGAAGGTGGCGATCGCCAAATGGCTGAGCCGCCAGTCGGAAATCTACCTGCTGGATGAACCGACCGTCGGTGTCGATATCGGCTCAAAGGTCGAAATCTATACGCTGATCGGCGAACTGGCCGCACGTGGGGCCGGCGTTATCGTTCTCTCCTCCGACCTGCCGGAGCTCGTCGGGATTACGGACAGGATCCTGGTATTTTTCCGCGGCCGGCTGATCCGCGAGCTCGATTCCTCGAAAACCACAACGGATGAAGTCCTGTCGATCTCGACCGGCGCTTCGGAAGGATTGCGCCATGTCGGCTGA
- a CDS encoding ABC transporter permease translates to MSADVHFGPLPTASTDPVSQARGAAAVAVLRFGSLLAFASILVVFSLTAPYFLSVGNIGNVLGQSAISGILAIGLTVVLIAGGSNVVTGGIDLSLAANMGLSAAVYATLIQLGYGDATAAAAALLTGVAIGAVNAVAVVLAGIVPLLATLAVMNVVAGLELVLTQNTVVPASTDFLTAVSASDSFGIPILAYVLLGFTAIATAIVQYTPIGLRLYAVGEFPDAARAAGLPLKRLLAGAFIASGLCGGFAGILSVSYLSGSTTGSGEALLPVVVIALLGSIFSRRLVPTIPGTLISALFIGFLTNGFQLLNLPSTLVSGVQGLLILIVVSATTLLRKREI, encoded by the coding sequence ATGTCGGCTGACGTTCATTTCGGGCCTCTTCCCACCGCGTCCACGGACCCCGTGTCGCAAGCCAGGGGCGCAGCGGCGGTCGCGGTGCTCCGCTTCGGCTCGCTGCTTGCCTTCGCGTCCATCCTTGTCGTGTTCTCTTTGACGGCGCCTTATTTTCTGTCTGTTGGCAATATCGGCAATGTTCTCGGCCAGTCCGCCATTTCCGGTATATTGGCGATCGGACTGACAGTCGTGCTGATCGCCGGAGGCTCGAATGTGGTCACCGGCGGCATCGACCTGTCGTTGGCGGCCAATATGGGCCTGAGCGCTGCAGTCTATGCGACCCTGATCCAGCTTGGCTATGGTGACGCAACAGCGGCGGCGGCGGCTTTGTTGACCGGTGTTGCGATCGGCGCGGTCAACGCTGTCGCCGTCGTACTCGCGGGAATCGTCCCGCTGCTAGCTACGCTCGCAGTGATGAATGTTGTCGCCGGCCTCGAACTTGTCCTGACGCAGAACACCGTCGTACCTGCGTCGACCGATTTTCTGACGGCTGTTTCGGCCTCCGATAGTTTCGGCATCCCCATTCTCGCCTACGTGCTGCTCGGCTTCACGGCAATTGCCACGGCGATCGTGCAATATACGCCGATCGGGCTCAGGCTTTATGCCGTCGGCGAGTTTCCGGACGCGGCACGCGCCGCCGGCCTGCCGCTCAAGCGGCTGCTTGCCGGCGCGTTCATCGCCAGCGGGCTCTGCGGCGGTTTTGCCGGCATTCTCTCGGTCTCCTATCTCAGCGGCAGCACGACCGGTTCGGGCGAGGCGCTGCTGCCTGTCGTCGTCATTGCGCTGCTCGGCTCGATCTTTTCGCGGCGGCTGGTGCCGACCATTCCGGGAACGCTGATCTCGGCGCTGTTCATCGGCTTCCTCACCAACGGCTTTCAGCTCCTGAACCTGCCAAGCACGCTCGTCAGCGGTGTGCAGGGCCTTCTCATCCTGATCGTCGTGTCGGCCACGACATTACTGCGCAAGCGGGAGATCTGA
- a CDS encoding ABC transporter permease, which translates to MSASTSAGRSLAGLARFGLIIALIVVFSVFSVLAPTFFTPGNLQSILVNNFTLLAIVSIAMTFAVSAGGIDLSVGTAVDFASFAFVSFVLAGQPVPLALIAGLTAGALVGAFNAVLVSVIGVAPFLATLGTLFIGRSVQQLLTNGGNPVYLPPSGVPETFRFLGHGTIANVPVPLVIAAIVIAGAAAVFARTRFGRVVVSIGIQPSVVRYSGIGLGAPVAATFILAGLIAAVAGLILTATVTVYIPSSGNAFLLNAIGATFIGTTLSPLGRPNVLGTVLGVLLLSIVANGLLLTGLNFYWQQVGTGTLIFAVLALSFINRKTVGA; encoded by the coding sequence ATGTCCGCCTCAACTTCAGCCGGACGCTCGCTCGCCGGCCTCGCACGCTTTGGCCTGATCATAGCGCTGATCGTGGTTTTCTCTGTGTTCTCCGTCCTCGCGCCCACCTTCTTCACTCCCGGCAACCTGCAAAGCATTCTCGTCAACAATTTCACGCTGCTTGCCATCGTCTCGATCGCCATGACCTTCGCGGTCTCCGCAGGCGGCATCGATCTCTCGGTCGGCACGGCCGTCGATTTTGCAAGCTTTGCCTTCGTCTCCTTCGTTCTGGCGGGCCAGCCGGTGCCGCTCGCACTCATCGCCGGGCTTACAGCCGGCGCGCTGGTCGGCGCGTTTAACGCTGTCCTCGTGTCCGTGATCGGCGTCGCACCGTTTCTCGCGACACTCGGCACCCTCTTTATCGGCCGCAGCGTCCAGCAATTGCTGACCAATGGCGGCAACCCGGTTTATCTTCCGCCCTCGGGAGTGCCGGAAACCTTTCGCTTTCTCGGCCATGGCACGATTGCCAACGTTCCGGTGCCGTTGGTGATCGCTGCCATCGTCATCGCGGGCGCAGCCGCAGTCTTCGCTCGGACCCGTTTCGGGCGCGTAGTCGTCTCGATCGGCATCCAGCCGAGCGTCGTGCGCTATTCCGGCATCGGTCTCGGCGCGCCTGTTGCCGCCACCTTCATTCTCGCTGGGCTGATTGCCGCCGTTGCCGGCCTCATCCTGACGGCGACGGTAACCGTCTACATCCCCTCCTCCGGCAATGCGTTCCTGCTGAACGCCATCGGTGCCACCTTCATCGGCACGACGCTGTCGCCGCTCGGCCGGCCCAATGTGCTTGGCACCGTCCTCGGCGTCCTGCTCCTCAGCATCGTCGCCAACGGCCTGCTGCTAACCGGCCTGAACTTCTACTGGCAGCAGGTCGGCACCGGCACGCTCATCTTTGCCGTGCTCGCCCTCAGCTTCATCAACAGAAAAACCGTCGGCGCCTGA